TATGCACTACACTTTCTTTACATTTTGATTTCCGCTTTCTAGGAGTCATATAACATTATCTAAATTCTCTGGTGGTTAACATGGTGTAGGAAGAAAAAGTTGCCGTCATTGTTGGAACTGTGACAGATGACATTCGTGTCTATGAAGTCCCAGCTTTGAAAGTTACAGCATTGAGGTTTACTGAGACTGCAAGGGCAAGGATTGAGAAGGCAGGTGGTGAGTGTTTGACATTCGACCAGCTTGCCCTGAGGGCTCCTCTTGGCCAGAATACGGTACGATGCTTATGCTAATGCAACTGTGATGCTTGTATAAGGCTCCTCAATAGACATaaataacaaacaaataaataaaatgccGCTGAATGTTATATATGCCTATTTTATTCACCTGTCCTCTAATTTGATCAGTTCATGCTTATCTTGGTAGCCGCCAGTTTGTCAAACAACATGGACGAATGCTTAGATTCAATACTTAATGTTCTGTTAATTTTTGGTTTCGAAGGTTCTTCTTCGTGGACCTAAGAACTCTCGTGAAGCCGTGAAGCACTTTGGTCCGGCTCCTGGTGTGCCTCACAGCCACACGAAACCATACGTGAGGTCAAAGGGAAGGAAGTTCGAGAGAGCAAGAGGAAAGAGAAACAGCAGGGGATTCAGAGTTTAGTTTCAGTATATGTTCAACCCTTTTTGTGAGACAAAATATTCACGTTTTGCTAGACTTGCAGAAATATTATTATGTGAGATTCAGTCATGTCTTAGTACAAGTTTTCCTTATAAAACCAAAATCGGATTCACTGGAAGATATTGTTTCAAGACTTCGCATTTTTTTTCTCAGTTAACTTCATCTGATTgttttacttttaattattaTCGAAGTTTGGTGAGAATTTGATGAAAACCTTGGGAGATTAGGGTGGaatttggattttttaaaaatattatgataGCATATTTTCCTGTCATTAAACTATTGTtttgttatttgattttatatgtATTTATGTTCCGCCAGAAATTTCCCGgtgatatttttaaaagtttcaccaagtcttttaaaaacttttttatgATAGTTTGCAGTAGAGTATAATTTTGGGAAAATATCCTTTTGATCTATAAGTTATTTGGTCTCGAGGCTTCAAAATATGTTATCTTTTTAGTTCTTTTGTTTTGAGTTCGATCTGGGTtctaaatgttaaaatttttgtttcaattgtTTTGATATTTAcccttttaattttgatttttattaaatgTTCACTTTCTAGTCTATTATGTTTCTTTTCTTCAAcgtgggttcaaataaatgaccATTTGAACTATTTGAACTATCCAATCTAAGGgttggattaatttttttttggttcgATTGGGTTGGGTCGGGTCACGAGttaactaaaaaatttaggtggattaAATCCAActcaaattttatatatattggttatatatatatatatatatctttgtttaaagtttgattgctttatattgattaatttgtgattttttaatattattttaaaagttatgatatttgtcttggTTTAAAGCTTGCAATAAATATCGTTGATAATTTGGTATTTGAATTAGtaatgtgttgtatataaatttacatagttttaattaaaaagaaaaaataagttataacctaaCAACTCAATTCAACCTGAATTTTAAGGGTTCGGTTGAAGACTTTATTTAAGTCATTTGGATTGTAAATCCAAACTCGTTTGGAGCATGTGGATATCATATTCACATTGATATTGTAGTATGTATGTTATTGACATTGTAGTTATGTTATAAATAGTTGTATGTTAAAATTTAGGGAGCATTTGTTGTATGTAGAATGTCATATTCACATTGACATTGTAGTATGTATGTTAAAACTTAGTATTACTCACTTCCCCATATCTGGAGTAGtagctttctagtctactacaatctttctttccttattcacactcacaaaaactgCTTTCGAAAACCTTTTATCCGAACTCGTTTTTCCTAAAatggggtggaggttgcgagaggcactcggtgtgctaACGGTggtccgtattcgagttggctgacttgttcgtgagcgggaacaagtgccgcaaaattgctaagagaagcttccgaaagagcgattgtgacagttggttTTGTATGTTATAAATAGTTGTAAATACCACTCTTATATTTGGAGTGTATATGCAAATCAATGTTAAActactatatatatttaatagagGACTTGTCACACCCAcctctatttaattaaattaataacttGGAATGATGGAGTAAATAGAGTAAATAGAATTAATATATGAGATGAGAGATTTTTTGAAGTGTTTTTGATCATCCATCGAACAT
This DNA window, taken from Benincasa hispida cultivar B227 chromosome 6, ASM972705v1, whole genome shotgun sequence, encodes the following:
- the LOC120080585 gene encoding 60S ribosomal protein L18-3 encodes the protein MGIDLVAGGKSKKTKRTAPKSDDIYLKLLVKLYRFLVRRTGSNFNAVILKRLFMSKVNKPPISLSRLIKYMKGKEEKVAVIVGTVTDDIRVYEVPALKVTALRFTETARARIEKAGGECLTFDQLALRAPLGQNTVLLRGPKNSREAVKHFGPAPGVPHSHTKPYVRSKGRKFERARGKRNSRGFRV